A stretch of Homo sapiens chromosome 12, GRCh38.p14 Primary Assembly DNA encodes these proteins:
- the SLC6A13 gene encoding sodium- and chloride-dependent GABA transporter 2 isoform X3, translating to MLVVLLIRGVTLPGAAQGIQFYLYPNLTRLWDPQVWMDAGTQIFFSFAICLGCLTALGSYNKYHNNCYRDCIALCFLNSGTSFVAGFAIFSILGFMSQEQGVPISEVAESGPGLAFIAYPRAVVMLPFSPLWACCFFFMVVLLGLDSQFVCVESLVTALVDMYPHVFRKKNRREVLILGVSVVSFLVGLIMLTEGGMYVFQLFDYYAASGMCLLFVAIFESLCVAWVYGAKRFYDNIEDMIGYRPWPLIKYCWLFLTPAVCTATFLFSLIKYTPLTYNKKYTYPWWGDALGWLLALSSMVCIPAWSLYRLGTLKGPFRERIRQLMCPAEDLPQRNPAGPSAPATPRTSLLRLTELESHC from the exons GTGTGGATGGATGCAGGCACCCAGATATTCTTCTCCTTCGCCATCTGTCTTGGGTGCCTGACAGCCCTGGGCAGCTACAACAAGTACCACAACAACTGCTACAG GGACTGCATCGCCCTCTGCTTCCTCAACAGCGGCACCAGCTTTGTGGCCGGCTTTGCCATCTTCTCCATCCTGGGCTTCATGTCTCAGGAGCAGGGGGTGCCCATTTCTGAGGTGGCCGAGTCAG GCCCTGGCCTGGCTTTCATCGCTTACCCGCGGGCTGTGGTGATGctgcccttctctcctctctgggcCTGCTGTTTCTTCTTCATGGTCGTTCTCCTGGGACTGGATAGCCAG TTTGTGTGTGTAGAAAGCCTGGTGACAGCGCTGGTGGACATGTACCCTCACGTGTTCCGCAAGAAGAACCGGAGGGAAGTCCTCATCCTTGGAGTATCTGTCGTCTCCTTCCTTGTGGGGCTGATCATGCTCACAGAG GGCGGAATGTACGTGTTCCAGCTCTTTGACTACTATGCGGCCAGTGGCATGTGCCTCCTGTTCGTGGCCATCTTCGAGTCCCTCTGTGTGGCTTGGGTTTACG GAGCCAAGCGCTTCTACGACAACATCGAAGACATGATTGGGTACAGGCCATGGCCTCTTATCAAATACTGTTGGCTCTTCCTCACACCAGCTGTGTGCACA GCcacctttctcttctccctgaTAAAGTACACTCCGCTGACCTACAACAAGAAGTACACGTACCCGTGGTGGGGCGATGCCCTGGGCTGGCTCCTGGCTCTGTCCTCCATGGTCTGCATTCCTGCCTGGAGCCTCTACAGACTCGGAACCCTCAAGGGCCCCTTCAGAGAG AGAATCCGTCAGCTCATGTGCCCAGCCGAGGACCTGCCCCAGCGGAACCCAGCAGGACCCTCGGCTCCCGCCACCCCCAGGACCTCACTGCTCAGACTCACAGAGCTAGAGTCTCACTGCTAG